In Vanrija pseudolonga chromosome 4, complete sequence, a single window of DNA contains:
- the FEN1 gene encoding Flap endonuclease 1: MGIKGLTALISEHAPKAMRDHEMKTLFGRKVAIDASMSIYQFLIAVRQQDGQMLMNESGEVTSHLMGFFYRTIRMVDNGIKPCYVFDGKPPDLKSGVLKQRFGRREEAKSAEEEARETGTAEDIDRLSRRQVRVTKEHNEECKRLLSLMGIPCVTAPSEAEAQCAELARAGKVFAAGSEDMDTLTFHTPILLRHLTFSEAKKMPISEIKLDEVLAGLEMTMDQFIELCILLGCDYLEPVKGVGPKTAYKLMKEHGSLEEVVKFIRSKMAEKEAENAKAAALAAEDESEPESEDGAADFVVNSDGEEVPAPKRSPVKKKPKKKGTSAGMQIPEYWPWEEAKKLFITPDVTKGDDLDIDWKAPDEEGLVEFLVREKGFKEDRVRAGSQKLAKMLAAKQQGRLDGFFKVMPKKEDEKKAGAAKGKRKADEKPKAGAKKRK, from the exons ATGGGTATTAAGGGTCTCACAGCGCTCATCAGCGAGCATGCCCCCAAGGCAATGCGTGACCACGAAATGAAGACG CTCTTCGGTCGCAAGGTCGCCATTGATGCGTCGAT GTCGATCTACCAGTTCCTCATCGCCGTCCGCCAGCAGGACGGCCAGATGCTCATGAACGAAAGTGGAGAAGTCACTTC ACACCTGATGGGCTTCTTCTATCGTACCATTCGCATGGTGGATAATGGTATCAAGCCATGTTACGTGTTCGACGGCAAGCCCCCGGACCTCAAGTCGGGTGTG CTCAAGCAGCGTTTCGGTCGTCGAGAGGAGGCCAagtcggccgaggaggaggcccgCGAGACTGGTACCGCGGAGGACATTGACCGTCTGTCCAGGCGGCAGGTCCGCGTCACCAAGGAGCACAACGAGGAGTGCAAGCGTCTCCTCAGCCTCATGGGCATCCCCTGCGTTACC GCACCCTCAGAAGCCGAGGCTCAGTGCGCCGaactcgctcgcgccggcaAG GTGTTCGCCGCCGGCTCTGAGGACATGGACACGTTGACCTTCCACACGCCGATCCTCCTCCGTCACCTGACGTTCAGTGAGGCCAAGAAGATGCCCATCTCGGAGatcaagctcgacgaggtgctcgctggACTGGAGATGACCATGGACCAG TTCATCGAGCTCTGTATTCTACTCGGCTGCGACTACCTCGAGCCCGTCAAGGGCGTTGGACCCAAGACTGCCTACAAGCTCATGAAGGAGCACGGCTCTCTCGAAGAGGTTGTCAAGTTCATCCGCAGCAAGATGGctgagaaggaggccgagaacgccaaggctgccgcccTGGCCGCTGAGGACGAGAGCGAGCCTGAGAGCGAGGATGGTGCCGCCGACTTTGTCGTCAACTctgatggcgaggaggtgccTGCACCAAAACGCTCGCCCGTCAAgaagaagcccaagaagaagggaACGAGCGCGGGCATGCAGATTCCGGAGTACTGGCCCtgggaggaggccaagaagctcTTCATCACGCCGGATGTCACCAAGGGTGACGACCTTGAC ATCGACTGGAAGGCGCCGGACGAGGAGGGTCTTGTCGAGTTCCTGGTCCGCGAGAAGGGTTTCAA GGAGgaccgcgtgcgcgccggctcgcAGAAGCTCGCCAAGATGCTCGCGGCCAAGCAGCAGGGCCGGCTCGACGGCTTCTTCAAGGTCATgcccaagaaggaggacgaaAAGAAGGCCGGCGCtgccaagggcaagcgcaaggcggaTGAGAAGCCCAAGGCGGGAGCCAAGAAGAGAAAGTAG
- the liz1_8 gene encoding Pantothenate transporter liz1 produces MSKLVAALKRNTFGAVLVDVFDWYPSHLPKPERKLLRKLDLTILIYACLSFFCKFLDQSNLTNAYVSGMREDIKAYGNDLNYFNIAFYCGYVIGQIPLMALMTRPRVAPYLLPVLEIVWAGLTFCESRVQTPRDLYVIRALIGFFEAPSFAGVHFILGSWYRKEELFKRAGVWFMGNSLGSMFSGYLQAAAYKNLNHVHGLAGWRWLFIIDGIITFPIAFIGFAFFPGLPNSPKRWFMTDDEYELSRTRMPPHHGYDNGINWKNIKYTLSRPMWYLCVTVYVCMIQGSYFLGYMVLWLKSIGLSVEKVNILPTYMQLVQALSSWLGTTFAATVGLPYMWSFGNLFVFICAIILTVWHVPIGLKYFAWYSSGTSSMTSPILYSWINSALAESPSERALIISSMMTMGYSTFIWVPLLTFPTVEAPRFKKGYPATVGFLFGMWSIGLFSMWYVPRYLARDSARRKADAADEAQAEEELGEIDVESKDGASDEEKK; encoded by the exons AAGCCGGAGCGCAAGCTGCTCCGCAAGCTGGACCTCACGATCCTCATCTACGCGTGCCTGTCCTTCTTCTGCAAGTTCCTCGACCAGAGCAACCTCACCAATGCGTACGTGTCGGGCATGCGCGAGGACATCAAGGCGTACGGCAACGACCTGAACTACTTCAACATTGCCTTCTACTGCGGCTATGTCATCGGCCAGATCCCGCTCATGGCGCTCATGACACggccgcgcgtcgcgccgtacTTGCTCCCAGTGCTGGAGATCGTCTGGGCCGGCTTGACATTCTGCGAGTCGCGCGTGCAAACCCCGCGCGACCTGTACGTCATCCGCGCGCTCATCGGCTTCTTCGAGGCCCCCTCGTTTGCCGGAGTCCACTTCATCCTCGGGTCTTGGTACCGCAAGGAAGAGCTCTtcaagcgcgccggcgtctggTTCATGGGCAACTCGCTGGGCTCCATGTTCTCGGGATACCTCCAGGCCGCGGCGTACAAGAACTTGAACCACGTCCACGGGCTTGCCGGCTGGCGGTGGCTCTTCATCATCG ACGGCATCATCACCTTCCCCATCGCCTTCATCGGCTTTGCATTCTTCCCCGGACTCCCCAACTCGCCCAAGCGCTGGTTcatgaccgacgacgagtacgagctGTCGCGCACCCGCATGCCCCCGCACCATGGGTACGACAACGGTATCAACTGGAAGAACATCAAGTATACGCTTAGCCGGCCGATGTGGTACTTGTGTGTCACGGTTTACGT GTGCATGATCCAAGGCTCCTACTTCCTCGGCTACATGGTCCTGTGGCTCAAGTCGATCGGTCTCAGCGTCGAGAAGGTCAACATACTACCGACTTACATGCAGCTGGTGCAGGCGCTCTCCTCGTGGCTTGGGACAACTTTTGCTGCCACCGTCGGGCTGCCCTACATGTGGTCCTTTGGCAAT CTCTTCGTCTTCATCTGTGCAATCATTCTCACAGTGTGGCACGTGCCAATTGGGCTCAAGTACTTTGCCTGGTACTCGTCGGGCACGTCGTCCATGACCTCCCCCATCCTCTACTCGTGGATCAActcggcgctggccgagTCGCCTTCCGAGCGTGCTCTCATCATCAGCTCCATGATGACTATGGGTTATTCTACGTTTATCTGGGTGCCCTTGCTTACGTTCCCAACTGTTGAAGCGCCCCGCTTCAAAAAGGGATACCCGGCGACCGTCGGCTTCCTCTTCGGCATGTGGTCCATCGGCCTCTTCAGCATGTGGTATGTGCCGCGTTATCTGGCACGCGATTCTGCCCGGCGCAAGGCAGACGCCGCGGACGAGGCccaggcggaggaggagctcggtgAGATCGATGTTGAGAGCAAGGACGGTGCGAGtgacgaggagaagaagtAG